AAGAACGCACCTTCACCGATCGTTTGGTGTTCTGGCGCGCCCCCGAGGAAGATCCCGGCAGCACCGTGGACCCCGAGGCCGAAAACCGTCGCCTGCGCGAGAACCAGTCGCTGGGCAAGCCGGTGACCGACGGCCGCACCCCGACCATCGAACGGCGCGAGAAGGGGTTCTTGGAAGGGATTTTCTAAACCCGGCTCCCCCTCCGGATCCAAGGGACCGCGATGACCCATAAACTGTTCTGGGACGACCCCTATCGCCAAACCCTCGACACCCGCGTCACCCGGGTGGCGGGGCCCGAGGTCATGGTCGGCGAAACCATCCTCTATGCCTTTTCAGGCGGCCAGGAAAGCGATCACGGCACGATCGGCGGCCGCCCCGTGTTGGGCGCGCGCAAGGATGGCCTGACCATCCTCTACGACCTGGGCCCCGATCACGGCCTAAGCCCGGGCGACCCGGTCGGTCTGGTTCTCGACTGGTCGCGCCGCTACCGGCTGATGCGCCTGCATTTCGCCGCCGAGATCATTCTGGAACTGGTGATGCGCGATTTCGGCCCCCTGGAAAAGACCGGCGCCCATATCGCCCCCGACAAGGCGCGGATCGACTTCACCTGGGAGGGCTCGATCGCCCCGATCTTTCCCAGCCTGCTCGAATCGAGCGGGGCGGTGATCGCCCGCGACCTGCCGATCATCACCGCCTTTTCCGACGAGGCCAGCCAGCGCCGCTATTGGGAAATCGAGGGCTTCGCCCGCGTGCCCTGCGGCGGCACCCACCCCCGGCGAACCGGGGAAATCGGCCCGCTCGCCCTCAAACGCAAGAACATCGGCAAGGGCCGCGAGCGCATCGAAGTGCTGCTGGCTGGGGATTAGCCGCCGGCCAAAAGGAGACGCTTGCGCCATGCGTCACGTTTCGATCATCGGCATCGGCCCGGGCGATCCCGACTGCCTGACCTTGCGGGCGGCGCGACGGATCGCCGAGGTCGATGTCTTCTTTTTTCTCGACAAGGTGGGGCGGGGCAAGGACGAGTTGCTGGCCCTGCGCCGCACCATTCTTGACCGCCACGCCACCCCCGGCCGCTACCGCGTCGTCACCGTTCCCAGCCCGGTTCGCGATACCAGCGCCTCCTACCGCGACGGGGTCGAAGACTGGTACGCCGAGCGGCTGGCGATCTTTCGCCGCCTGATCACCGATGAGTTGACCGAAGAGGGCCACGGCGCCTTTCTGGTCTGGGGCGATCCCGGACTTTATGACGGCACCTTGCAGATCCTCGCCCGCTTAAGCGGCGAAGAGGGCGCGTCCTTTGACTACGACGTCCTTCCCGGCATCACCGCCGTTCAGGCCCTGG
The DNA window shown above is from Rhodospirillum rubrum ATCC 11170 and carries:
- a CDS encoding alanyl-tRNA editing protein, yielding MTHKLFWDDPYRQTLDTRVTRVAGPEVMVGETILYAFSGGQESDHGTIGGRPVLGARKDGLTILYDLGPDHGLSPGDPVGLVLDWSRRYRLMRLHFAAEIILELVMRDFGPLEKTGAHIAPDKARIDFTWEGSIAPIFPSLLESSGAVIARDLPIITAFSDEASQRRYWEIEGFARVPCGGTHPRRTGEIGPLALKRKNIGKGRERIEVLLAGD
- the cobF gene encoding precorrin-6A synthase (deacetylating); this translates as MRHVSIIGIGPGDPDCLTLRAARRIAEVDVFFFLDKVGRGKDELLALRRTILDRHATPGRYRVVTVPSPVRDTSASYRDGVEDWYAERLAIFRRLITDELTEEGHGAFLVWGDPGLYDGTLQILARLSGEEGASFDYDVLPGITAVQALAARHRIPLNRIGESIEITTGRRLETADPASLHNSVVLLDGNATFQRFTQTDLEIYWGAYLGTPDEILISGPLAETSEAILARRERARQAKGWIMDTYILRKPEDEAKG